AGGCGCCCCGGCGCGTGCATGAAGAGGTGGGGGAGTGCCCACACTGGCtctggcacacacacacgtgtgcaaagcagctgggGGGAAGTGCGGGCGGGGGGGAGGTCTGTATTCGTGGCCCGATCTGGCTCAGGctacagaccggcaccgggccatgcACCGGAATTGATGACTTCTGATCTAAACCCAGTAGTGATTTTAGCAACTTTTtctccatatgtctgatgaagtcaacttgtccatgaaagctacagtggggtctctacttaagaacttaattcgtattggaaggtggttctcaagttgaaaagttcttatgttgaatctgcatttcccataggaatgcattgaaaaccatttaatctgtatctgctcttttccgtccatagaaactacagtaatattaaaatataatagtctttaaagtgtcacatgttgtcttttttgttttgcttgattCTTTGGATATTAAGAGATTTTATTGTTTCAAGTGATATATAATTATTGCTTATTAGTAaagctgtttaattttttttgaagaCTTTTTTGTGAAGAAAAATCTAAATGTATGCAAGACTAGATACTTCAAACATATTTCTGTTCACTCATTTTTTAACTAATGAAGATATTTTATTGCCAAATTAGATCGTTTAAGGCATACTTTTATGTGATGTATTGATTCTTAGTGTTCTGCAGGTTATAGACACCAAATTACTTTACAGTGGGATTCATTATTTCAGTGCAAAAACCCATTTTTGACTCTGTATTTTGGACATTGACCAGAGttaatctttaaaaatcaaatagcTTTACAAGTGCCATATTCCTTGTTAGCAATTATAACTATTCTCTCGATGGTCACATTattcattgaaaaccaattaatctataaccagccatttttgttccattttgggtttttttttttctttttcttttttttttttctgttctgtaggtcaattctccggctgcaggtcgaacctaaattttgcagccagagaagtctgtaactcgaaaagtctgtaagtcgagggtccactgtatagtgaGAACATGAGCACTGCTAGAACAGTGATAATAGCTATAGCCAGACTATAAAACATGAGTAAGGAGTATTAGTGATACCATGTATAATACAGGATTATAGATAAAAAGAAACTCTAGGAACAAATTTGGCTATCAAATTAACCTATGTAATCAGGTAAACTAGTACTGGAACATAGTGTCTGCTTCATCAGTTCTGTGGAAGTCTTAGAGGtggaaagcttttttaaaaggcagccagTATAGTGATTTATTATCCTGTtgataagtcacttctgacttacaacaatagtatgaattaatgatcttcaGGAGGTTAACAGGCTTTGCTTAGGCATTGTAAATGAAAAAGtggcttccttcttttttaattaacaatAATTTGGAGTATTGTATATGCatctgtggttttttaaaaaaagaatattaaatgaagatattaatttaaatgaatttgagGGCACGTCATTTTGGGAAGCTTTTCACTGGCCCCGATAAGTTCtgccaagggaagccccacatcaGCGGAACATAGAGTGTTAACAGTAGTCAATTTTGGAGATCACCAGCACATGTACCAATGTCCTTAGCCCCTCTCCCCATCCAGGTAGGGTGGGGCCAAGCAATCAGCCTCATTTGGTTGCTGGCCAACCAAACgtggctgcaatctgggaatccCTTGAGAGAGCTGGGTCCAGGAACATGCCAGCCCTAAGTGGAAGGGTTACACTGTCTTACCTCCCCTAACCTGTCATAAGGGCTCCTGAGAATTAGGATCTTGGTTGTTGAGTAGAAAATTAAATTCTGCATCAGCTTTGGAAGATGGAAGCACACCTGCCTATAAACCATTGCCTTCAGCTTCCCCTTTTGAGAGGTTGTAGgcataaaattttaaatagttcaactggaatgccatcacctccactggccttgttgttagccaagctttctaaggcccacttgacttcactctccaggatgtctggctcaaggtcagcaaccacaactgggttgtccaggatatccaaacctttctggtataattcctctgtgtattcttgccacctcttcttgatgtcttctgcttctattaggtccctcccatttttgtcctttatcatgtccatctttgcacaaaatgttcctttaatatttccaattttcctgaacagatctctggtttttccttttctattattttcctctatttctttgcattgttcatttaagaaggccctcttgtctctccttgctattctttggaatcttaaaagatgatgctgttaaggtgctacatttaatatgccagcaagtttggaaaactcaacagtggccagaggactggaaaagatcagtctacatcccaatggcagtgccaaagaatgctccaactaccgtaaaaTTGCactatttcacacgctagcaaggttatgctcaaaatcctacaaggcaggcttcagcagtatgtggaccaagaactccaagaagtacaagctggatttcgaaggggcagaggaactagagaccaaattgctaacatgcgctggattatggagaaagccagagagttccacaaaaaatctacttctgcttcattgaccacacaaaagcctttgactgtgtggaccacagcaaactatggcaagttcttaaagaaatgggagtgcctgaccaccttatctatctcctgagaaatctatatgtgggacaggaatccacagttaaaactggatatggagcaactgattggttcaaaattgggaatggagtacaacaaggctgaatatttttcccctgcttatttaacttatatgcagaatacatcatgcaaaaaaggctggactggagaaatcccaagccggaattaagactgccggaagaaatatcaacaacctccgatatgcagatgagaccactctgatggcagaaagtgaggaggacttaaggaaccttgtaaggagggtgaaagaggagagttcaaaaaatggtctgaagctcaacatcaaaaaaactaagatcatggctactggccccatcacctcctggcaaatagaaggggaaggtatggaggcagtgacagattttactttcttgggctccatgatcactgcagatggaaagagCAGCCACGagattaaaatacgcctgcttcttgggaggaaagcgatgacaaacctagacagcatcttaaaaagcagagacatcaccttgccaacaaaagtctgcatagtcaaagctatggtttttcctgtagtgatgtatggaagtgagagctggaccataaagaaagctgactgccgaagaattgatgcttttgaactgtggtgctggaggaggctcttgagagtcccctggaccacacggagaacaaacctatcaattctaaaggaaatcaaccctgagtgctcactggaaggacagatcctgaagctgaggctccaatactttggctatctcatgagaagagaagattccctggaaaagaccctgatgttgggaaagtatgaaggcaagaggagaaggggacgacagaggatgagatggttggatagtgtcatcgaagctaccaacatcaatctgaccaaagtccgggaggcagtggaggataggagtgcctggtgtgctctggtccatggagtcacgaagagtcggacacgactgaacgacgaCGAGGCATAGGAATGAAGTTTGTATGAATATACCTGCCCTTGACGATATGTGATTTCTTGCCAAAGTTGCTGACAATGAACAATGTGTTCACATTTCTTGCAATGTATCTGACCCCACCAGCTCCTGCATGGCGTGCAAACCTTAATGTTAACAGATGAGGTGATACATGGGAGTATTCGTTATGTCTAGCACAATATCCTTTGCAGCTTCATGAAACAGCCCAGTGTACTCAATAAAGAAAATGTTGATATTTCATCGTTTTGCACAAGAATGATATTATGAACATTGAGAATCAGCTGTGATAGAACGTGGTGAAATACTGCCTTCTCTTACTGGAGATGCTAGTGTATGACATCCCAGCTGTCCCCATGGCAGAAATTGAGTTCTGTTTTTTGACCTGGTGTGGACAAGCCTAAAAGAGCTCTGGTAAATCAGATCAACGGTCTGTCTGTGTCATCCAGCATTATGTTGACATTGCAGCCAGCTACCTAAGGGGAGCCCACAAACAGGACATAGAATGATAATGTGTAGGGCATTGAAGCACCTTTCATTTGAAGAAAAACATATTGATGGTTTCAATTTATAATATTCTAAATTATATTGAGAAACCTGCACAGAGATTTTTCCTCTCTGTCAGGAACTATAAATTTACAAAGCTTTTACTGTGGATTATGTGCAGACAGGCACAACCTACTTGCAACACATGTCCTGCTTTAATACACTTCCTCAAATTAAAGCAGGTCTTGTCATCCTAGCCGCCTGGGCAGTGCTAAAAGGCTTCCCAGCTATTGACATTGCTGGAGTTGGAACAGCAGCTTGACTGTTCAACATGCAGGGAAAATAGAGTTCCTGATGCTCCGCCTGCACCCTGAGCACAAACATCGGCGCCAGCTGGCTCAGGTAGTCAGAAAGCCTCTCAGTGCTGGCCAGGCAGTGATTTTATTTTTGCCAGGGGCAGCTCCAGCTGCTACATTTTCACCATATGTTGAACAGTAGAGGACTCTGCTACCTCAGTCCCAGTGCTGCCAGGAAGGCTACTGCCACTGGCTGGTTGGCAGTGAAAACtctaatacaatttttttaaagtgcagatTGCCACCATTTTAAAACTGCCATAGGGTTTATGTCATTTGCAGTGACAGTGGTCATTGCACATACCACCTGTTTTTTCTCAGATATGAAATTTCAGCTTGTTATAAATCAGTTGCCCAGTAAAATTGATGGGCAGTGTATTTTGAGCAACATACTACTTCCCACAGTGCATAATTGATGGAGAATTCACTGGCATAAAATGTATTGGGATCTAACATTACTGATCTTTATTTGAAGCTGAATCTTGTTATTTCTTGCACCCAACTAACTAGCTGGGTGCCGGAGGTGGAAAAGttagaaatattattttaaaagttatcaTTTTTGCCAGAATCCAAGTTGCATAGGAAATTATTTAGAATCTTAGGCTGACCAGACCTTAGTGAAGTCAAATTATTTTGGACTTGTATTTATCTCAGTTGTTTCAGACATAATTCTAAGTCCATTGGAGACAACTGTGAGCTCCatcaattcaatgggcctcctctaactatgacttactttagcactGTAGTTTCAATAGATATACATGAATAGAATTTACAGATGAGTTAATTCACTAAATCTgcattcattcagtgggccttttctaactgtgacttgtttagcatagtaattAGTCTGCCAGTATCAATCAGTGGGACTTGTGGACGAGCTGATTCTCAAGCTACACTACATtcccccattgattcagtgggccagtggttaagtatctggctgtggaggcagaggttgggaatttaattctccactgtgccttctatgaatagagccagtctgtgtggccttggacaggTTACACAGTTCCAGGaagctcccagaagaagggaatggcaaaccacttctaagtattctgtacctggaaaccctgaaaaagggtcagcataagtcagaattgacttgatggaacatgagTATTGTTATATTCTGCAATTTTCTAGGGTAAGCAACAGAAATTTGGTAATGTTTCTCAGTGCTCTTGTAGTTCATTGATTTTATAAAATAGCATGCAAATGTTACTTTATACatgtagaagaaaaaaaaccctgcaagctTTCTCTTTTTGAGTTGTCTGATCTATCTATCTCACAGAATTCAAGGAGGCCTTTTCACTATTTGACAAGGATGGAGACGGTACCATAACAACAAAAGAGCTGGGAACAGTGATGAGGTCACTTGGGCAGAATCCAACAGAAGCAGAGTTACAGGACATGATCAATGAAGTAGATGCTGATGGTAAGCTTTATCAAAAGCATTTTAGTGACTAAATGTCAAAAGAACTCTTGGTAATAACCAAACTGTTTTACAGGCAATGGCACAATTGATTTCCCAGAATTTTTGACAATGATGGCAAGAAAAATGAAGGATACAGACAGCGAAGAAGAAATTAGAGAAGCATTCCGTGTATTTGATAAGGTATTTAATTTCTGTACATGAAGGACTTATCTGGAACTGAGGAAGAATTTTCACGATTGGGGGGAGCTTCCTGTTTTGTACATATAATAGTGTTGCACAGCCATTTGCACTTTGGGTGGATGGTGTAACTCATTACTTAGTATAGAGGTTTGCATCAATTTCTGGATCTCATGAAGCCCTTTCCATCATATGAGGCTTGTTAAAACATGGAGTCAGTCCTCCAGCACCAGCTGTAAATTTCATTGTCTTTGCTTGCCAAAATTAGGGCTTTTATGTATTAGTGCAtgctctagaacactggttcttaaccttgggttactcaggagttttggactgcaactcccagaagccttcaccaccagctgtcctgactggggtttctgggagttgcagttcaaaagcatccgagtaacaaaggttaagaaccactgctctagaacagtgattcccaactttgggtccccatatgtttttgTATTATAACTCCcggaaattctggccagcacagctagtggtgaaggcttctgggagttttatttcaagaacacctggggacccaagactgaaAATAACTGCTCTAGAAgtctttttgtgcaaattgttcTTTACTTTCTTAATGATCTGGAGACAGTTAAGTCCTCATTCTGTAACTATTTCAAATAGTGTAGTGGTGTGTGCAACAAGATACCATGCTGCCATTGTACTGTAACATTGGCAGGGGGTTCTGTTGATTTCATTAGCCTTTTTTCATTAGCATTGGCAAGCTGAACAACAACTTCTGGTGCCAACAATTAGCTGCATAAATGTTACTTGTTTCTGAAGTATAAATTATACTACATTTTTTAgaaaccacttttaaaaaagtatttcccAGTTACACTTTACTGAATTCAAATACAGTGCATAGTTTTAGTTTAAAATCAGAAACTTTAAATGCCCTGTGTGCACTTACTGTGTGCATGGTGGTCCAGAATGGAGTAACTGTTTCAGGGTGCCATACGGGGATGAGGAATACAAATTATACCTAGTCAAGATAGTTAACAGAGTCACCTTGCTATTGTCTTTGTACACTTCACATGTACTAACTTGTTTAATTTGGAATGCAATCAACTTACTGACATAGTCAAGTAACTTACCAATGTTTTCCAGGATGGTAATGGTTATATTAGTGCTGCAGAACTTCGTCATGTGATGACAAATCTTGGAGAAAAATTAACGGATGAAGAAGTTGATGAGATGATTAGAGAAGCAGATATTGATGGTGACGGTCAAGTAAACTATGAAGGTAAAAGTTTATGAACAGTTTTCTAATTGGATAAAATGTGTAACTGCCTGAGCCTCTCAGCTAGGATACACAAAACTGAGACTTCTGTGCTAGGGTATTCTAGCCTCATTCTGTTTCCTGCTGCTTCTGTATTTACAATAAGAATAACATCTAGTCCAATATATCCTGTCTATCACTATCCACAGACCccagtggccagaattctatttgtGCCCACACAAGTTTTGCATAACTTACTGTGGcaaattaatgaggtgctggagTGCTTCTTGATCACATACCTTATAACACATCCAATTGTGCAGTCTGCCacagcaagttacagaaagcttTACGCAGGCATCAGTACCATTGTAGGCTCTTTACCACTGTTCCCCATAGAGCTCCAAAGAACCACTCATGAAGATTCAGTTTACcagtctggtttttaaaaaaaagctgtacAGGGGTTTTTCTAAGAACGTGTCCTAGAAATTTATCTTGATTATTGAACTACATTAGAGAAATTAGAAATGGTCTTGCTACAGTTTCAGCTGCTACTTTAGATTGCTTTCAACTTTACTGTATAAGGTTATGATTGGTTTGGCTGATTTCAGTTAGCCTAATTCACAGAGGTAGTAGCATAGTGTGTACAACCATATAATTAATAGCTCTCGTTTTGTGTCTAGAACATTATATGAATCTATTTTATGTGTTTAGGACACTTACAAGGCTTATGAAATAGTACATTACagtgcaaattaaaaacaaagcacagtttttaaaaagctttagtAATATAAGTTAGTTAGCTTGTGTCTGAAGGCTCTATGGGTTTGTCACTTGCTAATTGTAGCTTTTCAGTTAGGTATAAGAACTATGGAAACACAACTGAGCATTATATGTTGGTGTGTCTGAGACGCTGACCATATTTCAAATCGTGAACAAGAGGTGATGATTGTAAGAATTCTTTCTCTAAATGTATTGGAAAGTGGGATCACTAATGATTAGTAGTGAAAAAAGGTTAGGAGAAAGTAAGTAGACAAGTTGAGAGCAGTCCTACTGAAATGTAATGCCTGGTATAAATAGAATCACTCACTACAGCAAGTTGTTTAATTTTTCATCTGATTGTGAACAGGAATACTTACAAACTTGACCGTGTCTTTTTTCCTCTACAGAGTTTGTACAAATGATGACAGCAAAGTGAAGACACTGTACAGAATGTGTTAAATTTCTTGTACAAATTGTTTATTTGCCTTTTTCTCTGTTTGTAACTTATCTGTAAAAGGTTTTCCCCAACTGTCAAGAGAATATGCATGTATAGTAACAAACTCATTCctccatgttttccccttttatcTGTCATCCTGATATTTTGGGAAAATGATCAAAGTAACAAATGTTTGCATGTGGCTTACTCTGGATATTTAAGCCCTTCTACACTTCTTAAACTAGATGGTGTTGGTCAAACGAGGGGACATCTAGGTTATGCCTGTTTAAATTAGTTATTTTAGGAAACTTAGCATGTTGTTGAAATGTAGTCTTAACTCTGTGTGGACTATGTACAGTCAACAATATGGAACTTAAAAAGTTTGCACTATTGCAAAACGGGTGTATTATCCAGGTACTCGTACACTATTTTTTGTACTCCTGGTCCTGTACCAGAAGACATTTTCTTCTATGGTTACTATGCTTTTAAAACCTTTTGTTCAGCCACTTATTTTCAAAAGAATCCGCTTATGGCACAACTTGCCTCAAATCCATTCCAAGTTGTATATTTGTTTTCCaataaaaaattacaattaaCTCATATTGTTTCTATGCCTTTTTAAATTACTGAGTATTTCTGCTTTTAAtgtttattgttacagtggtgcctcgctagacagttaccccgcatgacagtttttttgctagacattagctttttgcgatcgctatagcgattcgcaaaacagtgattcctatgggagaatttcgctggacaatgtttggtccctgcttcgcaaaccgattttcgctagatgacgattttgacagctccctccgcgctcgcaaacaggtgttttcgggaactaagctttgcaagacagtgatttaaacagctgatcagcagttcgcaaagtggctttcctatggccaatcttcactagacaatgacgattcttccccattggaatgcattaaacaggtttcaatgcattccaatggggaaatgcttttcgctagacaatgatttcgttaaacagcgatttcagtggaatggattgtcatcgtctagcgaggcaccactacttTTGAGGGACTACAAACATAGGTTGTATTCAGATGTTATGATGATGCTCACCGTTCCTGTACATCACCTACAAGAAGGCAGCTGGATGTGTTTGTTTCCAATTTCAGTTAATGAGTTTACTATTCCTTTCCAAGTCCTGAACTGTCACTAATCTTAATTTAGGGTTGTTGAAACAAGCCAGCTTCATCGATTATTTGAAGCTGGCTTGTTTGAAATATATAGTAATTAAGATTGACCACAGGTTTCTAGGTTTTTGACCATAGTAACTATGTTTAACTGAAAAAACGAGTTGCAATTAACCTAAAATAGACATGGCTATATTGGGAGAAAAGCACATAGATGTGGGATCTTGACTCAGTCCCATCAGAGTAGCCCAGGAGGGAACCCCCAGAGTAGTCTGGAGGttcaaaagaaaatatatgctgcctctggcctttggagggCTGCTTCCATACCCCCCCAAGAACATTTTACTGAAAAACTCCTTTGTACTTTCTAGTGGTTGctgaaattatatatatttctgttacatatataaatttttatctatctatctatctatgaatcCTAAAAAGGATAATGAAATCACTACTTTGGACTTAACTTGTTAATTTTTTCTTAAACAATGGATCTGATGCTACTGCAGGATTCCCAGGTCTTAGCTGTGCCTCAGAGAACCttttatttaaagcagtggttcttaaccttgggttactcaggtgtttttgaactgcaagtcccagaaaccccagccagcacaggtggtggtgaaggcttctgggagttgcagtctgaaaacacctgagtaacccaaggttaagaaccactgatttaaagcacATATGGGTTGACAATCTAGTAGCTGTACTTCCACATTTTCCATCCTCCCAGACCTGAGCAGGCTGTAGCAGTCCggctttgtttcttttgaaaatcaGAAGTGACAAGATGATCATCTCTGGTTTTGAAGAGTAGGTATCTGTGGCCTAAATCAGGGGCACAACTGATTTACCCCATTTTACCCCATTTTCCTGCAGTTTGTGAGGAGTGCAAGTAGCCTGCTCAATTACACACTCCATGCTCTCAGATCTACTGTCTAAAGTTATAAGGACTGACACAGGAGGAGAACTGAAGCAAgatgcaatttaatttttttgcagtttgttggatGAAAATACACTTTTTCTAGAACTGGTGATACTCAGCTTTACCTTCTGTTGTCCTTTTGGGTTGGTATAATCTTTGAGAGCTTGTTCTTATCCACTCTTTCTTCTGTTAATGCCTTTCAATTTTGCCTTCTGTTCTTGAGTTTTTCACTCACCCACCCCCCACCGGTAATTCAGTTATTCAGTAGCCCTTCCAGAGGCAGCTGAGGTAGAGAGGAGCTATCAACTTTGGATGATGTGCTAGTGGTCTTTGTTACTACAAGACAGGCCTAGTCACTGTTATTTATGCCATCATGGGTGCTagattaatttattttgaaatatcaACATGGAGTTTTTGCTCAAAATGCTAATCCTTGCCTCAAAAACCctaaataaactgaaacctgatttttaaaagtctaatgTTTATTTGCAGAGATGTATACATCACATCAGGATATTTCAACCCAATATACACAATTAAACCATgcaatgtaaaatatttaaagcCAATGAACATAAGGATGAAATGTatgttcttcgtggtctctgtggatacatactaatgggttaatctgtgcagACCTTTGTGGCACCAGGAGAGCTCGAAATACCCCCCTCCCAAATCTCCAGGGGGAAGTGGTATTCTGTGTATTGGTGAAGACTTTATATGCTAACAGTACCTTAAACATGGTCTGGTAACAAATAGGCAGCTAATGAAGCCTTCAACAGGATGTTATATGCTGCCCTTTCCATGTTTGATAATCATATCAAAGCATTTTGCATCAGCTGCAACTTTAGGGCAGCCTCCAAATACAGGTTATTAGAATAATCCAGCCTCAAAACGACCACAGTTTGACAAGCTATCAAGAAGGGGACCTGCAGCAACGAAGATGGATCCAGAAGTACTGTATACAGAGATACTGTAGTGGTGTTGATATCCTGGATCTGGGAGCTGCTAACATGTGAGGCTATATTTTGCTAGAATTTAACATCATTTTTAAGTTCTTTGCATCCAAGTAGTGATCCCAGCTCAGTACAGTTTCATCTGGGAAGTTTGAATCATGAGAATAGTCCTGAATTATCACAGGCCAAACAGGAATAACATGGCCACACTCAAGAAGATAATTCAGCATGGCAAACAAGGTACAGTATATCCAGTctccaaaacccacacacccGTTCAGAAGGAACTTTTCAAATATACTACTCCCAAGCTGTCTGGTTTGCAGTAGGGCTATGGAACCTACAGATCTTTGCTTCAATGGCATGTTGCATGGATGACaattttattcatgtattttattcattgatttttataccaTCTAGTGGTACACCggtattctgggtggtttacagaaaATGCACAAAATACCCAAGCCCTCTCATCCTCAAATGTCCCGCCCCctgaaaaaaagagcaagaaaaaaaccccaaatataaCAATGACATAAAACTATTATCAGTTGAGGAAATTCCACAAAAGGCTTCTCTGAAAAGCTCCCCTCCCCCAGCTTTTGAAATGCTAGGAGGAAAATGTCCTGACCCACCACTCCTAGCAGAGTTCTACAAAGTGGTGGCCACTACCGAGGAGGCCTGATTCCTGGTCAGATTTCCAGGCCTCCCTAGGGTGGCCATCCACAGCAGGTGTTTATTTCGGCTTCAGGGTCaggggctcttcactgaggggACATAAAGGGTCATTTCCAGACCCCAACAAGAAAATTAAATTCAGAATGCATTTTTCCCTTCTCAAATGTTATTGGGTAGAAGCAGATTTACTTACAGTCCCACCTCACGTAATTAGgtattgtgtgtttagtcgttaagtcgtgtccgactcttcgtgaccccatggaccagagcacgccaggccctcctgtcttctactgcctcccggagttgtgtcaggttcatgttggttgcttcgcagacactgtccagccatctcatcctcggtcgtccccttctcctcttgccatcacaccttcctaacatcaaggttttttccaaggactcttttcttctcatgagatggccaaagtactggagcctcagcttcaggatctgtccttccagtgagcactcagggttgatttcctttagaactgataggtttgttctccttgcagtccaggggattctcaagagcctcctccagcaccacaattcaaaggcatcaattcttcggcggtctgctttctttatggtccagctctcacttccatacatcatgacag
The Pogona vitticeps strain Pit_001003342236 chromosome 1, PviZW2.1, whole genome shotgun sequence genome window above contains:
- the CALM2 gene encoding calmodulin-2, with translation MADQLTEEQIAEFKEAFSLFDKDGDGTITTKELGTVMRSLGQNPTEAELQDMINEVDADGNGTIDFPEFLTMMARKMKDTDSEEEIREAFRVFDKDGNGYISAAELRHVMTNLGEKLTDEEVDEMIREADIDGDGQVNYEEFVQMMTAK